In the Lysinibacillus sp. PLM2 genome, one interval contains:
- the udk gene encoding uridine kinase — MSNKRPLVIGIAGGSCSGKTSVTKSIYEVFRESSVVVIEQDYYYKDQSHMSFSERLKTNYDHPLAFDNDLLIEHIHTLLDRKSIDKPVYDYVQHTRSNEVIPVDPKDVIIIEGILVLEDPRLRNLMDIKLFVDTDPDLRIIRRIERDIKERGRTIDSVIDQYITAVRPMHNTFIEPTKRYADIIIPEGGENEVAIDLMVTKIKTILETTSIL; from the coding sequence ATGTCAAATAAGCGCCCTCTAGTTATAGGGATCGCAGGGGGCTCATGCTCAGGAAAAACAAGTGTAACAAAATCCATTTATGAGGTTTTCCGAGAGAGCTCTGTTGTTGTAATTGAACAAGATTATTACTATAAAGATCAAAGTCATATGTCTTTTTCCGAACGTTTAAAGACAAATTATGATCATCCATTAGCTTTTGATAATGACTTATTAATTGAACATATCCATACATTATTAGATCGTAAATCTATTGATAAGCCTGTTTATGATTATGTTCAGCATACTCGATCAAACGAGGTTATACCTGTTGATCCGAAAGATGTAATTATTATTGAAGGTATCTTAGTTCTAGAAGATCCACGCCTGCGAAATTTAATGGATATTAAATTATTTGTAGATACTGATCCAGATTTACGTATAATTCGTCGAATTGAGCGAGATATTAAGGAACGTGGTAGGACAATTGATTCTGTTATTGATCAATATATAACAGCAGTCCGCCCTATGCATAATACATTTATTGAACCAACGAAAAGATATGCGGATATCATTATTCCTGAAGGTGGGGAAAATGAAGTAGCAATTGATCTTATGGTTACAAAAATTAAAACAATTCTTGAAACTACTTCCATTCTATAA
- the greA gene encoding transcription elongation factor GreA, translated as MANEKQYPMTLAGKQKLEEELEHLITVKRKEVVERIKIARSFGDLSENSEYDSAKEEQGFVEGRISAIESMLRNAIIIEESEGESDIVTLGKTVTFIELPDGEEEEYTIVGSAEADPFEGKISNDSPIAKALLGHKVDDVVRLTTPGGDMEVRIVSIKTAK; from the coding sequence TTGGCAAATGAAAAACAATACCCAATGACTTTAGCGGGGAAACAAAAGCTAGAAGAAGAATTAGAACATTTAATAACAGTAAAACGTAAAGAAGTTGTAGAGCGTATTAAAATTGCACGCAGCTTCGGTGACTTATCTGAAAACTCGGAGTATGATTCCGCAAAAGAAGAACAAGGTTTTGTAGAAGGCCGCATTTCTGCAATTGAATCAATGCTTCGTAATGCAATCATTATTGAAGAATCTGAAGGTGAAAGTGATATTGTAACATTAGGAAAAACCGTTACATTTATCGAACTACCTGATGGAGAAGAAGAAGAATATACAATTGTTGGTTCAGCAGAAGCAGATCCATTTGAAGGTAAAATTTCAAACGACTCTCCAATTGCAAAAGCTTTACTAGGACATAAAGTTGACGATGTAGTTAGATTAACAACTCCTGGTGGCGATATGGAAGTTCGTATCGTTTCGATAAAAACAGCTAAATAA